From Solanum stenotomum isolate F172 chromosome 2, ASM1918654v1, whole genome shotgun sequence:
CGAGGCCCCAACATATCTCTATTCGCCTTGGTTCAAATCTAACATGTGGTTCATTTGGGTTCTTCGGGGTGCCTTCGCCAAAGTTCAAGTCTGGAATCAGCCATTCCATTTCTTGAAAGCTTTTAATCTAGCTAGTGTTAGTCATAGTACTTTTGTGTACTTATCAGACTTATGTGAATCCAAACTCGTTTGAGTTATTTACTTTCCAATTGCGCACGAGTATACGTACTTGCTGGGCTTATAGGGTCCAGTTAGGTTATAGATAATTGTTTTACTTCACTACTTTGTTCTTTCCACACTCGTGAGCTATATAGTTAGATTTTTTGTTATTGCTTTGTTCATTTTACCTAATTACCGTtactttcatatttttcatattgtttttacttttcaagttcagtcgacCTATGATGCCTACTCGGCACCTGCCTACTCGGCACCTGTTGTTTTGATATTCATGCTACACTCCACATCTGTTTTCTTGATGTAGATTTGAGCACCTGCTGATAACAGTGATTCGAGCCTAAGTAATGCAAATATCTTCTGAGATGAAGGGTGAGTTGTTGGCGTCCTAGTTTGACTTATCTCCATATGTATATAGTTTTTTACCTGTCTTTTGTATTCGAAACAAGTATATTAATTAGTAAGTCAATAGCATAGGCTCGAAACTATGACTAGAACATTGAGTGCATGACATACACATCTTACTCCTTATTTTCCTTATTCGCAGGGCCGTCTTAACCCCTAGGCCACTAAAGCCATAGCTTGGGGTCCCATATATTTTGGGTCCCCCATTTTAAAATAGCaattacttatatatgttttttttaaaaaataaattatatgtactaTGAGCGTTATGGTTTATGCTAaggaaattgcatatgagatgaaaataaaCCCGAATTTCGTAAGAAATAGtttgatgaaaatatggatAGCGAAATCACAAAGTCCCTTGAATAATCTTTTAgtgtttattgctttatatatgtagggtagatcaaactattttttcatttcaaaatagattcgaaccaattgaagcatatatatggaaatatttttgatttcttatttagtagtaaaatattgagatcactagatgatgagaatttaaaaaatattgtcttaaccttgaactttctttaacatgtaatagttattctgatattgatggtttaaatttattttttgaattaaaagtgttaagggaaataatacaaatagaagataatgatctaacgaaaatactcaatcaaataaaagacttgattctttttcaaatacacatattgcttatagaataatgttaacaattcatgTAACTGTTACCTCTGCCGGAAGAAGTTTTttcgaaattaaaattgattaaatcttctttaagatcaacaatgtctcaagagagattgaatgaattagctatattaccatttgaaaaaaattattaaaacaaattgattatGAAACAGTACCTAATGACTTCACATCTAAATTAGCTAGAAAAgaagattttaaataaaagtatatagggtgaaaaatataaaatattagggCCCctcgctttaggcccccaatgTTGTTGAGTCGGCCAGCTTATTCGTACctatttttttcatactttcTAACTTCACTAGTACATTATCACTTGTTAAGGAAAATTATGTAAACTGAATAGTAGATGGCCTGATCCACTTAAGAGTGAGTGCTAGTTCATTGATTGATACAACTAATTcacattaaataatatatattacatttTTGAACTGTTAAACTAGAAATAAGATTAAGGATAAGGGAACTCTTTATTAACTTCACTTTTCCTTATTAGTATCAAAAGTTTCTCGTTTAGGAAATAGGAAGTTTTGAAGGACTAATATTATCCTTTCTTTTAAATTGAACTCTATCCAATGGCTGATTCTATTTATGAATCAATCCCTTAGGTGCATTATTTCCATAGGTTCCAACATTGGTAACAAAATCTAGCTTTCTCGCATGAATTGGCATAATTCTATACTTCCCTCATCTTATCTATCACCAAGGCCGCTCCCACCTTATCCCTTATATCCTCATTCTAATCTTTATCACTCTGAATATGAACACACATCCACCTCAATATCCACATCTCTGCAACATGCATCTTCTAGACATGagagttcttgactggccaactcTCATTTCCATACAACAATTTACATACACACTCTATATAAatacacacatacatatattGGTGGAAAAATCATCAATAGATGAAACTTAAACAAATCTCTCTCTATCTCAATTAATGTGACAGTTggattttatcttttaaattgttaattattgtgatttaccttttcacataattttcaaatatataaattttatatcaaaaaatttaaagcttCTGTATCCGAATTTACTGTCAAATTATAGaagtttgaatctcaaaatttcaacTAATGCCACGTAAATTAAATCAACCCTAACACTCAAAAAAGCTACAAATAATTCAAACatagaaagtaaaaaagaaattaaaaaagaagtagaaaaaatcttgatatatatataaattatatattgatttataatTGGTTGCTGTCACTTTTGAGCAAAATCGTGCACACTCAATGGATGTTGTTACAAGTAATATTGGTGTACAAACAACTACCGAAAACAAAGGGAAAATGccaagagttggggttgatgCGTCGCGAGTTGGTCAGGCGAAAAAATAATGGATTTAGGACACAAACTAATGGATACATCTGATGTTGAAGATACTGAAAATTCTGGGGAGCATGTTTTGCAAGTTGAAACCAAGAATGCAACTAAAAATTGGACACTTTGTTGCACACAAAAATTCAACTAGTAATCGGAGCTTTTCCCGACTAATCAAAATAATTCTCCATGTAGTGAAAAGGGTGCgattgaaaattttcatgaCAGTGAGAAGAGGCAAGATATTAGTAATGCCTCAAGAGACCTATTATGTTCGAATAGCTTTGATGCTTTATCGAAGACTACTGGAAAGAAAGTAAAGTTAACAGAGAATGACAATGATTTGATCCAAGAAAAGCAAGTCTCACCACCTACTTTGAATAGCAAATTAAGTCCAGAAGCTCCCATATTTGTGCCTAAATGCGTGATTGTGAAGAAGAATGAGACAAGGGCCTTAGTgtcaaatacaattgatttgagcgaggattctcttgatgaagatgaggaagacaatATGCTTGATTTGGGCGAGGATTCTCTTGATGAAGAGGAGGAAGATATGCTGGACATATGCTTTGACAGAGTGGCTAGGGAAGGAGATATATCACCTCGGCAACAAAGAAGTAGaagcaacaaaagcaaaaagaagacaCATGGAAGGCAATATAGTTGAGACGGTAAAATGACTGAGGAGTTTGTTTCAAGGCACCTACCGATGCGACATGCAAAGCAAAACCATTTGACAGTATCAATTGGTTCAACAAGATCCAATAAATCCATAAAGAAAGTATGAATTATCAAGTGTTGTTGGAtaagtttgaagaagaagacaagagaaaaatacttcaagttacttttgatgggcaatcaatcttttttaattcatgcgtttgtaatagaaagtttgaggttgataattcaactttcttcttgattgacatgtttttacattatttaagcatcatcttttgtaatatcatcatggagTGTATTACAAACTCTGTGGCTATcagaaaatacttagttctctctagctcttattttcttcatgcttgttaggtAGTAGACGTAAGGTACTTCATTaggattagtaaggtaaggCATACCCCCTTGCTTGCACTTAtccctattgatattttttatgtttaataaaaggCCACTAGACACTGTCTAGTGGTAAATTTACGGGAAAAAAAAACCTTGAGATAATATGCCTTGCGAATTTCCTCTTCAGATGCTAAAAGACTTACATCAAGAACATCATAATACTCTGTCTCTTTaaccattttcttttcttttcccaaAATCCCAATTAACAAAAAACTACTCTTTTACCTCTTCCAATACTCTGATTACCTTTTTTTGcgcttgtaaaattttaaagCAGGAGCGGAAAATCACTTGACTTTAAGGAAAAGAAACAAGCCGTGTTGAGAATTGATTTAAAATCTGTTGTTTAAGTTTACTGCTTAGGATAAGTTTTACAGTAGGTTGAATAAGTCTTTTACTAGAATTGAAATAGTCTTTATTAGTTACTACTTTTCTGGTAGTATTTAGTCAAGTGGCGTCAATTATCTTCTGAGTTTGTAAGCCTATAAAAGGCGCAGAGACTTCTAGTTAATAATCTCTCTTCTTCCTAAAAGCCgaacaaaaaaaatgatgacTGATCCAAACAATTTTAAGCTCAAACACAATGTTATAAGAAGATGAGATAAAAACTAATGTCACACTATTACAGGTAAATCGTTTTCTTTTTcctgtttttcaatttttatcacTATAATATTCTGTATGTCAAATCTCTAAGATGAGGCCTCATCCATTGGTATGGTATAGAAGTAGCGTTCAATTTGCTCGACTGCATTATCCTCGCCCTGAGTCTCGTTTCCTCTCTTTATTGGAACTAGGCTCTCCTTGTAATTGAAAACCCAACAGCCAGCAATGGAAAGGTCCAGTTGAAATCCAAGATCTGTAACTCGTCTTGTTGTAGGGTCATATAGCACCAGCTGTGAAGTTTCTGTGATCTCAAAAACCATCTTATCGTTATCCGAGATGTTGAGAGGCCAATGAGCATCTATATGAGGTTGAATAGTAAGAACTTTGGACCAATTTCTCTCTTGTTTCATTACCCACACATTGTATATGGATGTCATTGGTTTGCCAGGGTCACCGGTTAACATAGCAAGTAAGCCGCCATGCAATGTAAGTGTCCCCCAATGTTCACTTGGAATATCTGGGACTTGTATCTCCCCAAACTGTTCGCTGCCCATGTCAAAAGAGCGAATCGTGTAGATATCATCAAGGCCCCTACAAAGCCAATAATAAACCCTGTTGAGATAAGTGGCATCAAGGGGTGCAGACAAGGTAGAACTGGGAGGGAATTCAGGAGTAAGGTGTTTCCATGAATTGTTGCATGAGGAATAGACACAGGCATAGACACGATTATTAGCACCTTGTCCCGGCATATCCCAGAACACTCGAATCCATACAACCTTATAATCTTGAGTCAACAGGTCAAATCCCAATCCAAACTGATGATCATGGTTTGTGAAAAAGCCCTCAATCTCAAAAGGCGCAGGAGGCAGAGTCCTAAACTCTTTGGTGGCAGGATTCCACAAACCCAAGCAAACATCGTCTCCATAAAACTTCTTCTGCACTAAGAATAAGCCATCAACTGGACCAGCAACACACGTGAAATGAGTGATCCTCGGAAGCTGAAGGAGAATTTTTTGTTCAGGGGTCACACCTGGAACAATTTCTTTAGGGAGCAAGGAGAATGCAACAGACTTTACGATGGGGTGTACTTCACGTGCTACTTTCAAGTTGCAAACAAGGAGACGGGCACAATTGTTCTTGtgatgaaaatgtttttctatGAAACTCGGACTTTTGATGAGAGCACACCAGTCCTTGCGCACACATTTGAAACGCAAGAGTGATTCCACGGGCAATCTCAATAGAATATCAATTACTACATCTTCTGGTAAAGGACGGTGACCATCCATACTGGTGGAAATATAAGTAAAATGAGACAACTTACAAACATATTGAAAGAGAACAGATCTAGAAACATGCATTAATTAATAGAACACAGTGCAACGAAAAAGATCAAGCAGCAGCATTACCATGTGAAATAGTAAATTGGACTGATCAATAATCAGGGCCAAATTAAGAGGAGACAAGTAAAGAAGTGGTCATACGGTTTTCTAGAGCAATTTTGCATGCAATTTAAATACCATTTTTCAACTATAATACTAATCGACAAACCCTTGGAAATGGAACAATTTTTAAATGCAAAAGatggaaagaaataaaaagaattagcaTAAACAAAAACAATGGCAGCAAAACCCTATATCCCCAAATAGGACAAATTcagattcaaattcaaaataaataatctaaCCTTATAAGCTGATGAATAGAAGTGGCAAAAATTGATTGAGTGGTGTTGTAGAAATAGCTCAACAGTTGACTACTTCCTCACActtcttttgtcattttattttatacaactCCTCTTAATTCCTTTTATCTAGGGTTTTAATTACCTTTGGGCTCACCAAGGCCCTCTTAAGAGGTTTTGGGCTCGAGTCTTCTTAGCTATAAAATCATCTCTGTTAGGGCGCTTTAATCATAATGTGAAATTTTTCGGCGTGAATCCTAATTtagtattaatttttatataatacttTGTtggtaaaatattatattattaacaAATATGGTTTTTCTCTACAGTATGTTCCCGCATGAGAAAGAGTGtgatatatatgattaatttttatttttttggggggaggggggagggggcGGGGGTATTTGGAGTCTTTTAGCCACGGTGCGAAGCGCTGGTGTATCTCTTTTAGCCACAGTTCGAGACACTGATGTATGTTTTTTGGCTATGGTTCGAGGCCCTAGATTATCTCTATTCGCCTCGGTTCGAATCCTGACATGTGGTTCATTTGGGTTCTCCGGGGTGCCTGCCAAATGTTGAGTGTGGAGTTAATCATTTCAGTTCTTGAAGCTTTTAATCTAGCTAGTGTTATCCTTAGCACTTCTATGTACTTATCAAGCTTATGTGGGTCCAAACTTGGTTGAGTTAGTTACTTTCCTATTGCGCACGAGTATACATACCTTTGGGCTTATAGGGTCCAGTTAGTTGCTTTACTTTACTACTTCGTTCTTTCTAGACTCGTGAGCTATAGATGTAGACTTTCAGTTATTGCTTTGTACATTTGACCTCTATTTACCCTTACTTTCATATTTTTCGTATTGTTTTAACTTTCGAGGCTCAGTTGACCTATGATACCTACTAGGCACATGTTGTTTTGATATTCAT
This genomic window contains:
- the LOC125855123 gene encoding F-box/kelch-repeat protein At3g23880-like, translating into MDGHRPLPEDVVIDILLRLPVESLLRFKCVRKDWCALIKSPSFIEKHFHHKNNCARLLVCNLKVAREVHPIVKSVAFSLLPKEIVPGVTPEQKILLQLPRITHFTCVAGPVDGLFLVQKKFYGDDVCLGLWNPATKEFRTLPPAPFEIEGFFTNHDHQFGLGFDLLTQDYKVVWIRVFWDMPGQGANNRVYACVYSSCNNSWKHLTPEFPPSSTLSAPLDATYLNRVYYWLCRGLDDIYTIRSFDMGSEQFGEIQVPDIPSEHWGTLTLHGGLLAMLTGDPGKPMTSIYNVWVMKQERNWSKVLTIQPHIDAHWPLNISDNDKMVFEITETSQLVLYDPTTRRVTDLGFQLDLSIAGCWVFNYKESLVPIKRGNETQGEDNAVEQIERYFYTIPMDEASS